A single Parabacteroides timonensis DNA region contains:
- a CDS encoding DUF6132 family protein, whose product MAKLFFKRHWLTLLGIALGAAGGFLYWNFIGCTTGTCPITSSPINSSVWGAIIGGLLLSSFQKENKISTDKDQ is encoded by the coding sequence ATGGCAAAGTTATTTTTCAAGAGACATTGGCTTACACTGCTAGGGATAGCACTCGGCGCCGCAGGGGGATTTCTATACTGGAATTTTATTGGTTGCACAACAGGAACCTGCCCTATCACATCTTCTCCTATCAACAGTTCGGTTTGGGGAGCAATTATAGGAGGTTTATTGCTCAGCTCTTTTCAGAAAGAAAATAAAATATCAACCGATAAAGATCAATAA